AGTGTTACCCCATCACCTCTTTATACTGCATTCGATACAGATTGGCGTAAAATCCGCCGCGCTCCAGCAACTCGTCGTGCATACCTTTTTCCTGAATTTCTCCTTTATCGAGCACGATGATCTTATTGGCTTTCTGGATGGTACTCAACCGGTGCGCAATCACGATAGCGGTGCGGCCTTTCATCAGTTTTTCAATGGCATTCTGAATCAATTCTTCCGTTTCGGTATCGACCGACGACGTAGCCTCGTCCAACACGATGATTTTGGGGTCGTGAACCAGTGCCCGAACGAACGAGATCAATTGGCGTTGTCCTACCGAAAGCGTAGCGCCGCGCTCCATAACGTTATAATCATAGCCTCCGGGCAGGCGCTCGATAAATTCGTGCGCGCCCACCAACTGCGCGGCTTCGATGATCCGGGCGCGGCTGATGGAGGTATTGCCCAGTGTGATATTGTTATGGATGGTGTCCGAGAATAAGAACACGTCCTGCAATACTACTCCGATATTGCGCCGCAAAGCGCCCAGTTCATATTCATGAATTTCGGTGCCGTCGATCAGGATATCGCCTTTATTGATGTCATAAAAACGGCTCAACAGGTTAATGACCGACGATTTACCCGCGCCCGTAGCCCCCACAAACGCAATGGTTTCTCCCTCTTTTACGTCAAATGAAATATCTTTCAATACGTATTCTTCGTCGTTGTAGGCAAACCAAACGTTTTTAAAAGAAACCTCACCGCGCAGGGTTTCCGGGGCAAAAGTACCGTTGTTGACCGTGAACTCGTGGCTGTCCAACAGTTTCAGAATACGGTCAGTACTCACGATTCCCATCTGAAGGGTATTGAAACGGTCGGCCAACATGCGTATCGGGCGGAAAAAGAGGCCGATAAAAATGATAAAGGCCGTAACGGTACCAAAAGTGACATTATAATGCATGATCTCACGGGCACCGTACCAAACCACCAATCCGGTAGCTGCTGCCGCAATCACATCGGCCACGGGATAATAGACGGAGTAGTACCATATAGAACGAATGTTGGCATCGCGGTGAACGGTGTTGATCCGTTCAAATTTACGGTATTCGGTTTTTTCGGCACTGAAGATCTGCACGATGTTCATGCCTGTAATGTGCTCCTGAACAAACGAATTGAGGTTGGATACCGCCGTACGTACTTCGTTGAACGAATCCTTGATCTTTTCTTTGAAAATATACGTACTGACCAGCATAAAGGGCACGGTAGCCAGACTGATGAGCGAAAGACGCCAATCAGTGTAAAACATCACTCCGATAATCAAAACCAACTGCAAAATATCTCCCGCCACGGCCGCCATGCCGTCGCTGAATACATCGGAAAGGGTTTCCACGTCAGAGACGGTACGCGTCACCAATCGGCCGATGGGGGTATTGTCGAAGAATTTCAGGCGTAGGCCCATGATCTTTTCATATACCTGTACGCGAATGTCACGAATGATATTTTGTCCCAGCCAACCCGCCAGATAGGTATTGGCAAATTGAATCAGCGCTTGTACCAGCAAAATACCGATCATGATCAACAGCATGACCGCAAGGCCGTTATAATCACCGTTGGCGATTTGATTATCAATGGTATAACGAATCAACAGTGGGCTCAACGGCGACAGAAAAGCGCTCAATAAAATGATGGCAACCAGTAAATAAAATTGTTTTTGGTAAGGCTTAATGAAGGTATAAAGACGGCGAAGGGTAGGCCAGTCAACTATTTTTCCGCTTTTTTGTTCTTCGTTCATAATGGGCCAAAAGAAGGTTTCGAAAATGGGTAACACCAAAAAAGTAAGGAAAGTTACAAAATTTCGGCTACAATCTCCGTTGACCGCCTTTTCAAAAGATCGTCGTAAAATGAGCCGCTTTTGGTACCGGTAAGTGACGCTCAAAAGGGCGAAGCCGTTCCCTCATTTCATTCGTTTTTTGCCTCATTGGTGTTAGTAAAACGACAGATATTCAGTATCTTGCCAACTAAGTAAACGATTTTGGAAGCGAAAAGGCACTGAGACGCTGACCATGAGAGCGGTATTTTTATTTATTTTTTCTATAACGGGA
Above is a window of Runella slithyformis DSM 19594 DNA encoding:
- a CDS encoding ABC transporter ATP-binding protein produces the protein MNEEQKSGKIVDWPTLRRLYTFIKPYQKQFYLLVAIILLSAFLSPLSPLLIRYTIDNQIANGDYNGLAVMLLIMIGILLVQALIQFANTYLAGWLGQNIIRDIRVQVYEKIMGLRLKFFDNTPIGRLVTRTVSDVETLSDVFSDGMAAVAGDILQLVLIIGVMFYTDWRLSLISLATVPFMLVSTYIFKEKIKDSFNEVRTAVSNLNSFVQEHITGMNIVQIFSAEKTEYRKFERINTVHRDANIRSIWYYSVYYPVADVIAAAATGLVVWYGAREIMHYNVTFGTVTAFIIFIGLFFRPIRMLADRFNTLQMGIVSTDRILKLLDSHEFTVNNGTFAPETLRGEVSFKNVWFAYNDEEYVLKDISFDVKEGETIAFVGATGAGKSSVINLLSRFYDINKGDILIDGTEIHEYELGALRRNIGVVLQDVFLFSDTIHNNITLGNTSISRARIIEAAQLVGAHEFIERLPGGYDYNVMERGATLSVGQRQLISFVRALVHDPKIIVLDEATSSVDTETEELIQNAIEKLMKGRTAIVIAHRLSTIQKANKIIVLDKGEIQEKGMHDELLERGGFYANLYRMQYKEVMG